The following coding sequences lie in one Lolium perenne isolate Kyuss_39 chromosome 2, Kyuss_2.0, whole genome shotgun sequence genomic window:
- the LOC139836111 gene encoding uncharacterized protein — protein MASSSDQATNVSNIAGMLNGIEQLNGSNYVTWKEKLEITMALLNIDYALLNDPPEVPKENNENYEALKKEYDIIKAKWDDSNRKCLMMIKGSITQSMRGALPDCETAKGYFAKIEHQFKGSSKVYATSLIRRLIDEKYDPTGSLREHIMKKCNMAAKLKSMEMEISNGFLVHFIMSSLPPQFDPFMINYNAMDVKWEIDEMMGRCVQEEERLKADRIDHVNQFGHSQKKKYRKFVNEYVKPKPYKFKEKGQSSKGSQQKKPEKTPNAEGNNSNACHFCGKGGHRRKDCFGFKRWLKERGIQYEEDPKKRGKNN, from the exons cAACTAATGTCTCTAATATTGCTGGAATGCTAAATGGCATCGAACAGCTAAATGGCAGCAATTATGTCACGTGGAAGGAGAAGCTTGAGATCACTATGGCCTTACTCAATATTGATTATGCTCTCCTTAATGATCCTCCTGAGGTGCCTAAAGAAAATAATGAAAATTATGAAGCCCTCAAGAAGGAATATGACATTATTAAGGCTAAGTGGGATGACTCTAATCGCAAGTGCCTTATGATGATAAAGGGCTCCATTACACAGAGTATGAGGGGAGCCCTTCCTGATTGTGAGACAGCAAAAGGGTACTTTGCAAAAATTGAGCATCAATTTAAAGGGTCTTCTAAAGTTTATGCAACAAGTCTTATCAGAAGGCTAATTGATGAAAAATATGATCCCACTGGAAGTCTTCGAGAGCATATTATGAAAAAGTGCAACATGGCTGCCAAACTAAAGTCAATGGAGATggaaatctctaatggtttcctcGTCCATTTTATTATGTCATCTTTGCCTCCCCAATTTGATCCATTTATGATCAACTATAATGCGATGGATGTTAAATGGGAGATTGATGAAATGATGGGGCGATGtgtgcaagaagaagaaaggctTAAGGCTGACAGAATTGATCATGTTAATCAGTTTGGTCATTCACAAAAGAAGAAGTATAGAAAATTTGTGAATGAATATGTGAAGCCCAAGCCTTATAAGTTCAAGGAAAAAGGCCAATCCTCAAAAGGATCACAGCAAAAGAAGCCTGAAAAAACGCCTAATGCTGAAGGAAATAATTCCAATGCTTGCCACTTTTGTGGAAAAGGTGGACATAGGCGAAAGGATTGTTTTGGCTTCAAGAGATGGCTCAAAGAAAGAG GGATTCAATATGAGGAAGACCCTAAAAAGAGGGGAAAGAACAATTAG